In Ptychodera flava strain L36383 chromosome 17, AS_Pfla_20210202, whole genome shotgun sequence, one genomic interval encodes:
- the LOC139116471 gene encoding bone morphogenetic protein 1-like, producing the protein MEKKRFSKDLVPRLIISIIIMCLVLGTIMTYVIKVRRAIDAVEDVDHCVDRNGGCEQICTSYEGFSNCSCLPGYKLGSDRKSCYTIKTA; encoded by the exons ATGGAGAAG AAACGGTTCTCGAAAGATCTGGTTCCCAGATTAATCATCTCTATAATTATCATGTGCCTAGTCCTGGGGACGATCATGACATACGTCATCAAGGTCAGAAGGGCAATAGATG ctgttgaaGACGTCGACCACTGTGTTGATAGAAATGGCGGCTGTGAACAAATATGTACAAGCTACGAGGGTTTCTCTAACTGTTCCTGTCTTCCCGGATATAAACTTGGCTCAGACAGAAAAAGCTGTTACACTATAAAGACTGCATAA
- the LOC139115480 gene encoding matrilin-2-like isoform X2: MANPNAEQNGLLDQDGSLEDKGRSKGRVVCWVLILLVAMAAIVLMVLFIPGRKGSIVPLPRLDPCTFNNGGCQHNCSSVNDTNVECSCFEGYSLANDDKSCDDIDECTTEAGDCEQICHNLVASFTCSCNEGYLNTCNDIDECSTEANDCGQICMNQEPFFNCSCYEGYLLNDDGKTCDDIDECTTEANDCEQICLNQEPFFNCSCFEGYLLNDDGKTCGDIDECTTETNNCEQICNNQEPFFNCSCIEGYLLNDDGKTCDDIDECSTDANDCEQICHNQQPYFNCSCDEGYLLNDDAKTCDDIDECMTDDGGCEQICKNTEASFNCLCETGFALNADGKTCTVKIFYSDSLSGIYSIVAGGDPQMLSQSDGAYGIDYDCTSGYLFWSSVEQNAIFRGKLEDGKITEEETIVETGVEIPTDVAVDWVNGNVYWADNEHELIASASLDGSSVTLDLLGDTERRDPLAVAVNPDAGFMYWGYEHRVDLATTEYGIERATLDGANSTILVDGLDALSGLKYDQYTDQLCWCDGVSTIECLDLATSEREVVTSEGRRPFDIAFTEDSIYWISTELNDIMELPRDDTSGQGQRFNIDAGNPRGITAGWRCDVDATQVAL, translated from the exons TACCGTTGCCCAGATTAGATCCCTGTACCTTTAACAACGGAGGCTGTCAACACAACTGTTCTTCGGTTAACGACACGAATGTGGAATGTTCCTGCTTTGAGGGTTATTCGTTGGCGAACGATGACAAATCTTGTGACG acaTAGACGAATGTACCACCGAAGCTGGTGATTGCGAGCAGATATGTCACAATCTGGTGGCGTCCTTTACTTGCTCTTGTAATGAAGGCTATCTGAATACATGCAATG aTATTGACGAGTGTTCTACCGAAGCTAATGACTGTGGACAGATATGTATGAACCAAGAACCGTTTTTCAATTGTTCTTGCTATGAAGGTTACCTGCTTAACGATGATGGCAAAACATGTGATG ACATTGACGAGTGTACTACCGAAGCCAATGACTGTGAACAGATATGCCTTAACCAAGAACCGTTTTTCAATTGCTCTTGTTTCGAGGGCTATCTGCTTAATGACGATGGTAAAACATGTGGTG ATATTGACGAGTGCACTACAGAAACCAATAACTGTGAACAGATATGCAATAACCAAGAACCGTTTTTCAATTGTTCTTGTATCGAAGGCTATCTCCTTAATGACGATGGAAAAACTTGTGATG atATAGACGAGTGTTCCACCGACGCAAATGACTGTGAACAGATTTGTCACAACCAACAGCCATATTTCAATTGCTCTTGCGATGAAGGATATCTCCTTAATGACGATGCTAAAACATGTGATG ATATTGACGAATGCATGACTGATGATGGCGGCTGTGAACAAATCTGCAAAAATACGGAGGCTTCATTCAATTGTCTCTGTGAAACCGGATTTGCACTGAACGCAGATGGTAAAACATGTACTG TTAAGATATTTTACAGCGATTCACTGAGTGGAATATATAGCATCGTGGCTGGCGGTGATCCACAGATGTTATCCCAGAGCGATGGAGCCTATGGGATAGACTATGATTGTACCAGTGGCTACTTATTTTGGTCGAGTGTTGAACAGAATGCCATTTTTCGTGGTAAACTGGAAGACGGGAAGATTACAGAAGAGGAAACCATAGTTGAGACAG GAGTGGAGATACCAACAGATGTAGCCGTTGATTGGGTCAATGGCAATGTCTACTGGGCTGATAATGAGCACGAACTTATTGCGTCTGCCTCACTGGATGGTTCGTCGGTCACTTTGGACTTGCTGGGTGATACAGAACGACGTGACCCCCTAGCTGTCGCAGTAAACCCAGACGCAGG ATTTATGTACTGGGGGTATGAGCACAGAGTGGATCTGGCAACGACAGAGTATGGCATCGAAAGGGCAACTTTAGATGGTGCGAATTCAACTATACTGGTAGATGGACTTGATGCTCTGTCGGGTTTGAAATATGATCAGTATACTGACCAACTTTGCTGGTGCGATGGAG TATCCACAATTGAATGCCTTGACTTAGCTACGTCAGAGCGTGAAGTTGTAACAAGTGAAGGCAGAAGACCATTTGACATCGCCTTCACTGAGGATAGCATATACTGGATAAGTACTGAGCT TAATGATATCATGGAATTACCAAGAGATGACACTAgtggccaaggtcaaaggttcaACATTGATGCTGGCAATCCAAGAGGCATCACTGCTGGTTGGCGCTGTGATGTTGATGCCACCCAGGTCGCACTTTAA
- the LOC139116472 gene encoding dorsal-ventral patterning protein tolloid-like, which yields MTEDKTEEGSLLSSGSAGQKKNQQTFLKVFVSIIAMVIVFGSIVFAVVYVQKASSGANQCAKQNGGCEHLCRSYGDFFNCSCHSGYTIADDGKSCIETY from the exons ATGACAGAAGATAAGACGGAAGAGGGGTCATTGCTGTCATCAGGGAGCGCTGGGCAG aaaaagAATCAGCAAACCTTCCTGAAAGTTTTTGTTTCCATTATTGCCATGGTGATTGTCTTCGGATCGATCGTGTTTGCTGTAGTTTACGTCCAAAAAGCATCGTCTG GAGCAAACCAATGCGCCAAACAAAATGGCGGCTGCGAACATTTATGTCGAAGTTACGGTGATTTCTTCAACTGTTCTTGCCATTCTGGATACACAATAGCGGACGATGGAAAGAGCTGTATTGAAACTTACTGA
- the LOC139115480 gene encoding matrilin-2-like isoform X1, giving the protein MANPNAEQNGLLDQDGSLEDKGRSKGRVVCWVLILLVAMAAIVLMVLFIPGRKGSIVPLPRLDPCTFNNGGCQHNCSSVNDTNVECSCFEGYSLANDDKSCDDIDECTTEAGDCEQICHNLVASFTCSCNEGYLNTCNDIDECSTEANDCGQICMNQEPFFNCSCYEGYLLNDDGKTCDDEDECSTEANKCEQICLNQEPFFNCSCFEGYLLNDDGKTCGDIDECTTEANDCEQICLNQEPFFNCSCFEGYLLNDDGKTCGDIDECTTETNNCEQICNNQEPFFNCSCIEGYLLNDDGKTCDDIDECSTDANDCEQICHNQQPYFNCSCDEGYLLNDDAKTCDDIDECMTDDGGCEQICKNTEASFNCLCETGFALNADGKTCTVKIFYSDSLSGIYSIVAGGDPQMLSQSDGAYGIDYDCTSGYLFWSSVEQNAIFRGKLEDGKITEEETIVETGVEIPTDVAVDWVNGNVYWADNEHELIASASLDGSSVTLDLLGDTERRDPLAVAVNPDAGFMYWGYEHRVDLATTEYGIERATLDGANSTILVDGLDALSGLKYDQYTDQLCWCDGVSTIECLDLATSEREVVTSEGRRPFDIAFTEDSIYWISTELNDIMELPRDDTSGQGQRFNIDAGNPRGITAGWRCDVDATQVAL; this is encoded by the exons TACCGTTGCCCAGATTAGATCCCTGTACCTTTAACAACGGAGGCTGTCAACACAACTGTTCTTCGGTTAACGACACGAATGTGGAATGTTCCTGCTTTGAGGGTTATTCGTTGGCGAACGATGACAAATCTTGTGACG acaTAGACGAATGTACCACCGAAGCTGGTGATTGCGAGCAGATATGTCACAATCTGGTGGCGTCCTTTACTTGCTCTTGTAATGAAGGCTATCTGAATACATGCAATG aTATTGACGAGTGTTCTACCGAAGCTAATGACTGTGGACAGATATGTATGAACCAAGAACCGTTTTTCAATTGTTCTTGCTATGAAGGTTACCTGCTTAACGATGATGGCAAAACATGTGATG atGAAGATGAATGTTCTACCGAAGCCAATAAATGTGAACAGATATGCCTTAACCAAGAACCGTTTTTCAATTGCTCTTGTTTCGAAGGCTATCTGCTTAATGACGATGGTAAAACATGTGGCG ACATTGACGAGTGTACTACCGAAGCCAATGACTGTGAACAGATATGCCTTAACCAAGAACCGTTTTTCAATTGCTCTTGTTTCGAGGGCTATCTGCTTAATGACGATGGTAAAACATGTGGTG ATATTGACGAGTGCACTACAGAAACCAATAACTGTGAACAGATATGCAATAACCAAGAACCGTTTTTCAATTGTTCTTGTATCGAAGGCTATCTCCTTAATGACGATGGAAAAACTTGTGATG atATAGACGAGTGTTCCACCGACGCAAATGACTGTGAACAGATTTGTCACAACCAACAGCCATATTTCAATTGCTCTTGCGATGAAGGATATCTCCTTAATGACGATGCTAAAACATGTGATG ATATTGACGAATGCATGACTGATGATGGCGGCTGTGAACAAATCTGCAAAAATACGGAGGCTTCATTCAATTGTCTCTGTGAAACCGGATTTGCACTGAACGCAGATGGTAAAACATGTACTG TTAAGATATTTTACAGCGATTCACTGAGTGGAATATATAGCATCGTGGCTGGCGGTGATCCACAGATGTTATCCCAGAGCGATGGAGCCTATGGGATAGACTATGATTGTACCAGTGGCTACTTATTTTGGTCGAGTGTTGAACAGAATGCCATTTTTCGTGGTAAACTGGAAGACGGGAAGATTACAGAAGAGGAAACCATAGTTGAGACAG GAGTGGAGATACCAACAGATGTAGCCGTTGATTGGGTCAATGGCAATGTCTACTGGGCTGATAATGAGCACGAACTTATTGCGTCTGCCTCACTGGATGGTTCGTCGGTCACTTTGGACTTGCTGGGTGATACAGAACGACGTGACCCCCTAGCTGTCGCAGTAAACCCAGACGCAGG ATTTATGTACTGGGGGTATGAGCACAGAGTGGATCTGGCAACGACAGAGTATGGCATCGAAAGGGCAACTTTAGATGGTGCGAATTCAACTATACTGGTAGATGGACTTGATGCTCTGTCGGGTTTGAAATATGATCAGTATACTGACCAACTTTGCTGGTGCGATGGAG TATCCACAATTGAATGCCTTGACTTAGCTACGTCAGAGCGTGAAGTTGTAACAAGTGAAGGCAGAAGACCATTTGACATCGCCTTCACTGAGGATAGCATATACTGGATAAGTACTGAGCT TAATGATATCATGGAATTACCAAGAGATGACACTAgtggccaaggtcaaaggttcaACATTGATGCTGGCAATCCAAGAGGCATCACTGCTGGTTGGCGCTGTGATGTTGATGCCACCCAGGTCGCACTTTAA
- the LOC139115480 gene encoding pro-epidermal growth factor-like isoform X4, whose protein sequence is MANPNAEQNGLLDQDGSLEDKGRSKGRVVCWVLILLVAMAAIVLMVLFIPGRKGSIVPLPRLDPCTFNNGGCQHNCSSVNDTNVECSCFEGYSLANDDKSCDDIDECTTEAGDCEQICHNLVASFTCSCNEGYLNTCNDIDECSTEANDCGQICMNQEPFFNCSCYEGYLLNDDGKTCDDIDECTTETNNCEQICNNQEPFFNCSCIEGYLLNDDGKTCDDIDECSTDANDCEQICHNQQPYFNCSCDEGYLLNDDAKTCDDIDECMTDDGGCEQICKNTEASFNCLCETGFALNADGKTCTVKIFYSDSLSGIYSIVAGGDPQMLSQSDGAYGIDYDCTSGYLFWSSVEQNAIFRGKLEDGKITEEETIVETGVEIPTDVAVDWVNGNVYWADNEHELIASASLDGSSVTLDLLGDTERRDPLAVAVNPDAGFMYWGYEHRVDLATTEYGIERATLDGANSTILVDGLDALSGLKYDQYTDQLCWCDGVSTIECLDLATSEREVVTSEGRRPFDIAFTEDSIYWISTELNDIMELPRDDTSGQGQRFNIDAGNPRGITAGWRCDVDATQVAL, encoded by the exons TACCGTTGCCCAGATTAGATCCCTGTACCTTTAACAACGGAGGCTGTCAACACAACTGTTCTTCGGTTAACGACACGAATGTGGAATGTTCCTGCTTTGAGGGTTATTCGTTGGCGAACGATGACAAATCTTGTGACG acaTAGACGAATGTACCACCGAAGCTGGTGATTGCGAGCAGATATGTCACAATCTGGTGGCGTCCTTTACTTGCTCTTGTAATGAAGGCTATCTGAATACATGCAATG aTATTGACGAGTGTTCTACCGAAGCTAATGACTGTGGACAGATATGTATGAACCAAGAACCGTTTTTCAATTGTTCTTGCTATGAAGGTTACCTGCTTAACGATGATGGCAAAACATGTGATG ATATTGACGAGTGCACTACAGAAACCAATAACTGTGAACAGATATGCAATAACCAAGAACCGTTTTTCAATTGTTCTTGTATCGAAGGCTATCTCCTTAATGACGATGGAAAAACTTGTGATG atATAGACGAGTGTTCCACCGACGCAAATGACTGTGAACAGATTTGTCACAACCAACAGCCATATTTCAATTGCTCTTGCGATGAAGGATATCTCCTTAATGACGATGCTAAAACATGTGATG ATATTGACGAATGCATGACTGATGATGGCGGCTGTGAACAAATCTGCAAAAATACGGAGGCTTCATTCAATTGTCTCTGTGAAACCGGATTTGCACTGAACGCAGATGGTAAAACATGTACTG TTAAGATATTTTACAGCGATTCACTGAGTGGAATATATAGCATCGTGGCTGGCGGTGATCCACAGATGTTATCCCAGAGCGATGGAGCCTATGGGATAGACTATGATTGTACCAGTGGCTACTTATTTTGGTCGAGTGTTGAACAGAATGCCATTTTTCGTGGTAAACTGGAAGACGGGAAGATTACAGAAGAGGAAACCATAGTTGAGACAG GAGTGGAGATACCAACAGATGTAGCCGTTGATTGGGTCAATGGCAATGTCTACTGGGCTGATAATGAGCACGAACTTATTGCGTCTGCCTCACTGGATGGTTCGTCGGTCACTTTGGACTTGCTGGGTGATACAGAACGACGTGACCCCCTAGCTGTCGCAGTAAACCCAGACGCAGG ATTTATGTACTGGGGGTATGAGCACAGAGTGGATCTGGCAACGACAGAGTATGGCATCGAAAGGGCAACTTTAGATGGTGCGAATTCAACTATACTGGTAGATGGACTTGATGCTCTGTCGGGTTTGAAATATGATCAGTATACTGACCAACTTTGCTGGTGCGATGGAG TATCCACAATTGAATGCCTTGACTTAGCTACGTCAGAGCGTGAAGTTGTAACAAGTGAAGGCAGAAGACCATTTGACATCGCCTTCACTGAGGATAGCATATACTGGATAAGTACTGAGCT TAATGATATCATGGAATTACCAAGAGATGACACTAgtggccaaggtcaaaggttcaACATTGATGCTGGCAATCCAAGAGGCATCACTGCTGGTTGGCGCTGTGATGTTGATGCCACCCAGGTCGCACTTTAA
- the LOC139115480 gene encoding signal peptide, CUB and EGF-like domain-containing protein 2 isoform X3 encodes MANPNAEQNGLLDQDGSLEDKGRSKGRVVCWVLILLVAMAAIVLMVLFIPGRKGSIVPLPRLDPCTFNNGGCQHNCSSVNDTNVECSCFEGYSLANDDKSCDDIDECSTEANDCGQICMNQEPFFNCSCYEGYLLNDDGKTCDDIDECTTEANDCEQICLNQEPFFNCSCFEGYLLNDDGKTCGDIDECTTETNNCEQICNNQEPFFNCSCIEGYLLNDDGKTCDDIDECSTDANDCEQICHNQQPYFNCSCDEGYLLNDDAKTCDDIDECMTDDGGCEQICKNTEASFNCLCETGFALNADGKTCTVKIFYSDSLSGIYSIVAGGDPQMLSQSDGAYGIDYDCTSGYLFWSSVEQNAIFRGKLEDGKITEEETIVETGVEIPTDVAVDWVNGNVYWADNEHELIASASLDGSSVTLDLLGDTERRDPLAVAVNPDAGFMYWGYEHRVDLATTEYGIERATLDGANSTILVDGLDALSGLKYDQYTDQLCWCDGVSTIECLDLATSEREVVTSEGRRPFDIAFTEDSIYWISTELNDIMELPRDDTSGQGQRFNIDAGNPRGITAGWRCDVDATQVAL; translated from the exons TACCGTTGCCCAGATTAGATCCCTGTACCTTTAACAACGGAGGCTGTCAACACAACTGTTCTTCGGTTAACGACACGAATGTGGAATGTTCCTGCTTTGAGGGTTATTCGTTGGCGAACGATGACAAATCTTGTGACG aTATTGACGAGTGTTCTACCGAAGCTAATGACTGTGGACAGATATGTATGAACCAAGAACCGTTTTTCAATTGTTCTTGCTATGAAGGTTACCTGCTTAACGATGATGGCAAAACATGTGATG ACATTGACGAGTGTACTACCGAAGCCAATGACTGTGAACAGATATGCCTTAACCAAGAACCGTTTTTCAATTGCTCTTGTTTCGAGGGCTATCTGCTTAATGACGATGGTAAAACATGTGGTG ATATTGACGAGTGCACTACAGAAACCAATAACTGTGAACAGATATGCAATAACCAAGAACCGTTTTTCAATTGTTCTTGTATCGAAGGCTATCTCCTTAATGACGATGGAAAAACTTGTGATG atATAGACGAGTGTTCCACCGACGCAAATGACTGTGAACAGATTTGTCACAACCAACAGCCATATTTCAATTGCTCTTGCGATGAAGGATATCTCCTTAATGACGATGCTAAAACATGTGATG ATATTGACGAATGCATGACTGATGATGGCGGCTGTGAACAAATCTGCAAAAATACGGAGGCTTCATTCAATTGTCTCTGTGAAACCGGATTTGCACTGAACGCAGATGGTAAAACATGTACTG TTAAGATATTTTACAGCGATTCACTGAGTGGAATATATAGCATCGTGGCTGGCGGTGATCCACAGATGTTATCCCAGAGCGATGGAGCCTATGGGATAGACTATGATTGTACCAGTGGCTACTTATTTTGGTCGAGTGTTGAACAGAATGCCATTTTTCGTGGTAAACTGGAAGACGGGAAGATTACAGAAGAGGAAACCATAGTTGAGACAG GAGTGGAGATACCAACAGATGTAGCCGTTGATTGGGTCAATGGCAATGTCTACTGGGCTGATAATGAGCACGAACTTATTGCGTCTGCCTCACTGGATGGTTCGTCGGTCACTTTGGACTTGCTGGGTGATACAGAACGACGTGACCCCCTAGCTGTCGCAGTAAACCCAGACGCAGG ATTTATGTACTGGGGGTATGAGCACAGAGTGGATCTGGCAACGACAGAGTATGGCATCGAAAGGGCAACTTTAGATGGTGCGAATTCAACTATACTGGTAGATGGACTTGATGCTCTGTCGGGTTTGAAATATGATCAGTATACTGACCAACTTTGCTGGTGCGATGGAG TATCCACAATTGAATGCCTTGACTTAGCTACGTCAGAGCGTGAAGTTGTAACAAGTGAAGGCAGAAGACCATTTGACATCGCCTTCACTGAGGATAGCATATACTGGATAAGTACTGAGCT TAATGATATCATGGAATTACCAAGAGATGACACTAgtggccaaggtcaaaggttcaACATTGATGCTGGCAATCCAAGAGGCATCACTGCTGGTTGGCGCTGTGATGTTGATGCCACCCAGGTCGCACTTTAA